The sequence below is a genomic window from Sorangiineae bacterium MSr12523.
AGAACTCGATCGCGCCCTCGACGGCCAATGACCTCAGCGGGGTGAGCGGATCTTGCCCGCCACCCAATCCGTCCACTTCGGGCGTCGCTGCGCATCGACCAGTTCCAGTCGAACGGCGCCGCGACGCACGAAAACCACCGGAATGGCACCATCCGCACCGTAGCAATGGGCTTCCCACTCGAACCCCTTCGACTCCAGATCGGCCGCCATCCGCAGGGGCTCCTCCGCCCACAAGCCGATATGGTGAACGTGGTCACCGGGCTGCGGGGCCCACAGCCCCGTGCCCTCCGCCTCCAGCAGCTCGAGGTGGATGGGCCCGGACCGCGAATACGTGATCCTCGCGGAGAATGGCGCGTCGCCGTCCTTCTGTTGGACGCGCGGATAGAACGTGGCGAGCGGGGGCAAGAATGTCAGGCCGAAGGCCGACTCGTAGAACGATATGGCCGCTTCGAGCCGAGGGACGAGTATTCCGTAATGAAACATGCCGGGAAAAGCCATGCGCGGGTCCCCTGACGGTAGCACTTCCCGACCGGCGGGGATTCCAAAATAGAGATCGCAGTCATGACACATGAAGAATCCTTGTATTTCTCTGCCAAGAAGGAACGCCGCCTCGACCTCTATGCCTCGGGCCCGTCATCGATTTACAGAGATGCCATTGGACGGTTCGAAGATCGATTTCCGGGCATCGAGGTAAATCTCACGAATGGTTACGCCGGCACCTTGGCAAGCAGCATCGATGCGCAGCGGAAGGCCGGCGCCGTCGAAGCAGATCTGGCTCTGTTGCAGTCCATTCAGGACTTCGAAAGATGGCGCAACGATGGGCACCTCGAGCCATTCGAGCCGCCCGGCCTCGAACGAATCCTGCCTTCGTTCAAGGCCCCCGATGGCACATGGGTCGGTACCCAGGTGTACGGGATCGTCTATGCGTACCGCTCCGACGTGCTCGACGCGGATTCCGTTCCGCGGTCGGCGTTGGACTTCCTCGATTGTCGATTCGACGGAAAGATGATTTCCGGCGCTCCCCATCGGGACGATGTCGTTCTCTATTTGTATTACACCCTCGTCGAGAAGTACGGCTGGTCATTCATGGATCGATTGATGAAGAATCGGCCAACCTTCGTCGAGGGGCATGCCCCCTTGGCCCGCGCGCTCGTCGAGGGTGACTTCACCGTAACCCTCGATGCGATTCCTTGGCTCTGTCTTGCCGACAAGCGCCGTGGGGCGAAGGTCGACATGTACATCTCCGACGAGGATGCCATGCCGATTTGGGCGCAAACGGCAGGCATTTTTCGCGGTGCAAGGCATCCGTGCGCGGCGAAGCTGTTTCTGTCCTGGTACCTCTCGCAGGAGCAACAGGCGTCGATGGCCCGCGATGGAACATGGTCGCCTCGCGACGACGTTCCACCTCCGGAATCGTTGCGCCCCCTCACGCATTACAAGCTCGCGGACGGTTTTCGCGAATTCATCACCAACGAGCGCCTCGTCTGCGAGTTACGAGAGCGCTTTCAGTCGTATATCGAGCCGAGTGCCACCCCTCGCTAGGAACCCGCCATGACGAATACACACATCGGAGACCTTCTTCCGTGGGCCGCTCGGCAACACCCGCACGCGGGCATCGTTCTCGTCTCCGAGGAGCACGAGAACGACGCGACCCTGATCACCTACCCGCAGCTGCTCGAGGACGCGCGCCGCATTCTTGGCGGATTGCGCGCCGCCGGGCATCGACCTGGCCGCCGCGTCGCCCTCGCGCTCGAGCGCCCCGGCGATTTCATCCCGGTGTTCTGGGCCTGCATCCTCGGCGGATACATCCCATTTCCGCTCATGCCCG
It includes:
- a CDS encoding extracellular solute-binding protein — protein: MTHEESLYFSAKKERRLDLYASGPSSIYRDAIGRFEDRFPGIEVNLTNGYAGTLASSIDAQRKAGAVEADLALLQSIQDFERWRNDGHLEPFEPPGLERILPSFKAPDGTWVGTQVYGIVYAYRSDVLDADSVPRSALDFLDCRFDGKMISGAPHRDDVVLYLYYTLVEKYGWSFMDRLMKNRPTFVEGHAPLARALVEGDFTVTLDAIPWLCLADKRRGAKVDMYISDEDAMPIWAQTAGIFRGARHPCAAKLFLSWYLSQEQQASMARDGTWSPRDDVPPPESLRPLTHYKLADGFREFITNERLVCELRERFQSYIEPSATPR
- a CDS encoding VOC family protein: MAFPGMFHYGILVPRLEAAISFYESAFGLTFLPPLATFYPRVQQKDGDAPFSARITYSRSGPIHLELLEAEGTGLWAPQPGDHVHHIGLWAEEPLRMAADLESKGFEWEAHCYGADGAIPVVFVRRGAVRLELVDAQRRPKWTDWVAGKIRSPR